Proteins encoded by one window of Actinocorallia herbida:
- a CDS encoding amidohydrolase family protein, giving the protein MAELIVADHVFVNDGEGTVLSPGAVEVADGRILSAGAVTGPRPSGQGVTDLGARVVLPGLVNAHAHTPMSLMRGTAEGHSLLSMEGFLTVLRSREEHLTPDLVPASVAVSCGDMIRHGTTAFADQYFYADEIAPTVERSGLRARIAWGIVELGDDTARARELAAATRFAESLPPGGRVSAWVGPHAYFVDNTPEAMAAELALARRLDAGLHVHFATSGEEEKWCHEHYGRSALEVLRDLGMLDVPTILAHCTTVPVDQLPLLAGTRAAMTVIPSVAMMSGVPAAPVRAALDHGVLVALGSDNVCNNTNTDLFEEMRTLGKLAAFTSRVPDQVTSREILEIATVGGHRALAGGPDDGRLVAGAVADLIAVPVTEIARGPVGAQSLEAALVYGTSGASVTHSMADGAWLMADRAVRTLDLAAAARRQQADYDILSSRMHARGTRETST; this is encoded by the coding sequence ATGGCGGAACTGATCGTCGCCGACCACGTGTTCGTCAACGACGGGGAAGGCACCGTGCTGTCTCCCGGGGCCGTCGAGGTCGCGGACGGCCGGATCCTCTCGGCGGGCGCCGTCACCGGACCCCGTCCGAGCGGGCAGGGGGTCACCGATCTCGGCGCCCGGGTCGTCCTGCCCGGCCTGGTGAACGCGCACGCGCACACCCCGATGTCGCTGATGCGGGGGACCGCGGAAGGGCACTCGCTGCTGTCGATGGAGGGGTTCCTGACCGTCCTCCGCAGCAGGGAGGAGCACCTGACGCCCGACCTGGTGCCCGCGTCCGTCGCGGTCTCGTGCGGCGACATGATCCGGCACGGCACCACCGCCTTCGCCGACCAGTACTTCTACGCCGACGAGATCGCGCCGACCGTCGAGCGGTCCGGGCTCCGGGCCAGGATCGCCTGGGGCATCGTGGAACTCGGCGACGACACGGCGCGCGCCAGGGAACTCGCCGCCGCGACGCGCTTCGCCGAGAGCCTCCCCCCGGGGGGCCGGGTGTCGGCGTGGGTGGGCCCGCACGCCTACTTCGTCGACAACACCCCGGAGGCGATGGCCGCAGAACTCGCGCTGGCCCGCCGCCTGGACGCGGGCCTCCACGTCCACTTCGCCACCTCCGGCGAGGAGGAGAAGTGGTGCCATGAGCACTACGGACGCTCCGCGCTCGAGGTGCTGCGGGACCTGGGGATGCTGGACGTCCCGACGATCCTCGCGCACTGCACCACGGTGCCCGTCGACCAGCTTCCGCTGCTCGCCGGGACGCGCGCGGCGATGACCGTGATCCCGAGCGTCGCGATGATGAGCGGGGTGCCCGCCGCGCCCGTCAGGGCCGCGCTGGACCACGGCGTGCTCGTCGCGCTCGGCTCGGACAACGTCTGCAACAACACCAACACCGACCTCTTCGAGGAGATGCGGACCCTGGGGAAGCTCGCGGCGTTCACCTCGCGCGTGCCCGACCAGGTGACCTCGCGGGAGATCCTGGAGATCGCCACCGTCGGCGGCCACCGGGCCCTCGCGGGCGGCCCGGACGACGGACGGCTCGTCGCCGGGGCCGTCGCCGACCTGATCGCGGTCCCCGTCACCGAGATCGCCCGCGGCCCGGTGGGCGCCCAGTCGCTGGAGGCCGCGCTGGTCTACGGCACCTCCGGCGCGTCGGTGACGCACTCGATGGCCGACGGGGCGTGGCTGATGGCCGACCGGGCCGTGCGCACCCTCGATCTCGCGGCGGCGGCGCGGCGGCAGCAGGCCGACTACGACATCCTCTCGTCCAGGATGCACGCCCGAGGGACGAGGGAGACCAGCACATGA
- a CDS encoding BtpA/SgcQ family protein: MNRFAAIFSTADKPLIAMAHLPALPGTPLYDAGAGIQGIIDQVDADVALLVDAGFDAVMFCNENDRPYELEAGPEAAAVMARVVTECRPASIPFGVDYLWDSRIALATAVATGARFMREVVTGVWESDMGLWHTNAAHTLRERRRLDHEDLAIFMNVTPEFASPIGSRTPAQMARSTVVSSLADVILVSGPMAGAEPAAQTLREVRESVPDEVPVLLNTGAREENIAELLKIADGCVVGSSLKVDGHTWNPVDADRARRFVEVARA, translated from the coding sequence ATGAACCGTTTCGCGGCGATCTTTTCCACGGCCGACAAGCCGCTGATCGCGATGGCGCATCTTCCCGCCCTCCCCGGCACCCCCCTGTACGACGCGGGAGCGGGCATCCAGGGCATCATCGACCAGGTCGACGCCGATGTGGCCCTGCTCGTCGACGCGGGGTTCGACGCCGTCATGTTCTGCAACGAGAACGACCGGCCGTACGAGCTCGAGGCCGGGCCCGAGGCGGCGGCGGTGATGGCGCGGGTCGTCACCGAGTGCCGTCCCGCGTCGATCCCCTTCGGCGTCGACTACCTCTGGGACAGCAGGATCGCGCTGGCGACCGCGGTCGCGACGGGCGCGCGCTTCATGCGGGAGGTCGTGACGGGGGTGTGGGAGTCCGACATGGGCCTGTGGCACACCAACGCCGCGCACACCCTGCGCGAGCGCCGCCGCCTCGACCACGAGGACCTCGCGATCTTCATGAACGTGACGCCGGAGTTCGCCTCCCCGATCGGCTCCCGGACCCCCGCCCAGATGGCGCGTTCGACGGTCGTGTCGAGCCTCGCCGACGTGATCCTCGTGTCCGGGCCGATGGCCGGGGCCGAACCCGCCGCGCAGACCCTGCGGGAGGTGCGCGAGAGCGTGCCTGACGAGGTCCCCGTGCTGCTCAATACCGGGGCGCGCGAGGAGAACATCGCGGAACTGCTCAAGATCGCCGATGGGTGCGTCGTCGGTTCGTCACTCAAGGTCGACGGGCACACCTGGAACCCGGTGGACGCCGACCGGGCCCGGCGCTTCGTCGAGGTGGCGCGCGCGTGA
- a CDS encoding FGGY-family carbohydrate kinase yields MSAIAFGIDVGTTGVKGVALDVERGIVAEAGRGNALGSPRPGWAEADPGQWSANVADVLAELASRIDVARVVGVATTGMVPAVVCLDASGRPLRKAILQNDARAVTEVAEVGELLRDADVLRRTGSPVTQQSVAPTTRWLRTHEPDVWDRTATVLGSYDAVLTGLGARPHVELNWAIESGLFDLDGRPFGPAVAAGGVGDRLPPVASGGTVVGELSAAASARTGLPQGIPLVVGGADHVLSAYGAGLTSPGDWLVKLGGAGDILAVSAEPVSDDRFYLDRHPVDGLWLPNGCMATSGSLVRWVQALLGEDDLASLDDGASRREAASLLCLPYFLGEKTPLNDPLLRGVFAGLHLGHDRHDLHRAALEGIAFGFRHNADVLRARGIALTTASITNGGATSALWKQIHADVLGTPLRTLRDHPGAALGAAVAAAVGGSALPGWQAIDAFVRPGPVIDPNPVLTSRYDDAYRQWRALGEATAPTMRALSRGSG; encoded by the coding sequence GTGAGCGCGATCGCCTTCGGGATCGACGTCGGCACGACCGGCGTGAAGGGGGTGGCCCTGGACGTCGAGCGGGGGATCGTCGCCGAGGCGGGCCGCGGCAACGCGCTGGGCTCGCCCCGGCCGGGCTGGGCCGAGGCCGATCCGGGGCAGTGGTCGGCCAACGTCGCCGACGTCCTCGCCGAGCTCGCGTCGCGGATCGACGTCGCCCGGGTCGTCGGCGTGGCGACCACCGGCATGGTCCCGGCGGTGGTGTGCCTCGACGCGTCGGGCAGGCCGCTGCGGAAGGCGATCCTCCAGAACGACGCGCGCGCGGTCACCGAGGTCGCGGAGGTCGGGGAGCTGCTGCGCGACGCCGACGTGCTGCGGCGCACCGGATCGCCGGTGACCCAGCAGTCCGTGGCGCCCACGACCCGCTGGCTGCGGACCCACGAACCCGACGTCTGGGACAGGACCGCGACGGTGCTCGGCTCCTACGACGCGGTCCTGACGGGGCTGGGCGCACGCCCCCACGTCGAGCTCAACTGGGCCATCGAATCGGGGCTCTTCGACCTCGACGGGCGGCCGTTCGGCCCGGCCGTCGCCGCGGGCGGGGTGGGGGACCGCCTTCCCCCGGTGGCGTCCGGCGGGACCGTCGTGGGGGAGCTGAGCGCCGCCGCCTCCGCGCGGACCGGCCTGCCGCAGGGGATCCCCCTCGTCGTGGGCGGGGCCGACCACGTCCTGTCCGCCTACGGCGCCGGGCTCACCTCGCCCGGCGACTGGCTGGTGAAGCTCGGCGGCGCGGGCGACATCCTCGCCGTCAGCGCCGAGCCCGTCAGCGACGACCGCTTCTACCTGGACCGCCACCCCGTCGACGGCCTGTGGCTCCCCAACGGCTGCATGGCCACCAGCGGCAGCCTCGTCCGCTGGGTCCAGGCGCTCCTCGGCGAAGACGACCTCGCCTCCCTGGACGACGGGGCGAGCCGGCGCGAGGCCGCCTCCCTCCTCTGCCTGCCCTACTTCCTCGGCGAGAAGACCCCGCTCAACGACCCCCTCCTCCGCGGCGTCTTCGCCGGCCTCCACCTCGGCCACGATCGACACGACCTGCACCGCGCCGCCCTGGAGGGCATCGCCTTCGGCTTCCGGCACAACGCCGACGTCCTGCGCGCCCGCGGCATCGCCCTGACCACCGCCAGCATCACCAACGGCGGCGCCACCTCCGCCCTCTGGAAGCAGATCCACGCCGACGTCCTGGGCACCCCCCTCCGCACCCTCCGCGACCACCCCGGCGCCGCCCTCGGCGCCGCCGTGGCCGCCGCCGTCGGCGGGTCCGCCCTCCCCGGCTGGCAAGCGATCGACGCCTTCGTCAGGCCCGGCCCCGTGATCGACCCGAACCCGGTCCTCACCTCCCGCTACGACGACGCCTACCGCCAGTGGCGCGCCCTGGGCGAAGCCACCGCCCCCACCATGCGGGCCCTGTCCCGCGGCTCCGGCTGA
- a CDS encoding ABC transporter ATP-binding protein, with amino-acid sequence MTAPPRLELRSLRKYFATSKVLAVDGVSLAVAPGEVVALIGENGTGKTTLMNLVFGVHQPDAGEIRVDGRPVRISGPQAAIEHGVAMVHQHFELVPGFTVAQNVLLGREPTRRGRYDDAEAERRVTELMARSGLVLDPRRRVRDLPVAAQQRVEILKALARDARVLILDEPTAVLTPQEADELIVLVRGLAAAGRSVVFISHKLPEVQEVADRVVVMRRGRIVGEVGRGGADDAALARLMVGRDVPVTGSYATAPAGPELLRVEGAAVPPTLEGGSGLRGVDLALRSGEILGIAGVGGNGQDELIDAVTGLGRLEGGSVAVDGVDITRATPAETRRRGIAHIAADRMRVGLNLEATLEENAVSTAFRTRRFSRAGLIRRRARRRFAAALIADYEVRGAAPARPVRSLSGGNLQKIVIGRELSGNPRVVLANQPTRGLDVGSIEFVHGALSRARAQGAGVLLVSAELDEVMALSDRIAVMYDGRLIGPFDRADVDRERLGRLMAGVEGE; translated from the coding sequence ATGACCGCGCCGCCGCGCCTGGAGCTGCGGAGCCTGCGCAAGTACTTCGCGACGTCGAAGGTCCTCGCCGTCGACGGGGTGTCGCTGGCCGTCGCGCCGGGAGAGGTCGTCGCCCTCATCGGCGAGAACGGGACCGGCAAGACCACCCTGATGAACCTGGTGTTCGGGGTGCACCAGCCCGACGCCGGCGAGATCCGGGTGGACGGGCGGCCGGTGCGGATCAGCGGCCCGCAGGCGGCGATCGAGCACGGGGTGGCGATGGTGCACCAGCACTTCGAGCTGGTGCCCGGCTTCACCGTCGCGCAGAACGTGCTCCTCGGGCGGGAGCCGACCCGGCGGGGCCGCTACGACGACGCCGAGGCCGAGCGGCGGGTCACGGAGCTGATGGCGCGCTCCGGGCTCGTCCTCGACCCCCGGCGCCGGGTGCGCGACCTGCCGGTGGCCGCGCAGCAGCGGGTCGAGATCCTCAAGGCGCTCGCCCGCGACGCCCGGGTGCTGATCCTCGACGAGCCGACCGCCGTCCTGACCCCGCAGGAGGCCGACGAGCTGATCGTCCTCGTGCGGGGGCTGGCGGCGGCCGGCCGGTCGGTCGTGTTCATCTCGCACAAGCTCCCCGAGGTCCAGGAGGTCGCCGACCGCGTCGTGGTCATGCGGCGCGGCAGGATCGTCGGCGAGGTCGGCCGCGGCGGCGCGGACGACGCGGCGCTCGCCCGGCTGATGGTCGGCCGGGACGTCCCGGTGACGGGCTCGTACGCGACCGCGCCGGCGGGCCCGGAGCTGCTCCGGGTGGAGGGCGCCGCGGTGCCGCCCACGCTGGAGGGCGGCAGCGGGCTGCGCGGCGTCGACCTGGCGCTGCGCTCCGGCGAGATCCTCGGCATCGCCGGGGTCGGCGGGAACGGCCAGGACGAGCTCATCGACGCGGTCACCGGACTCGGTCGCCTCGAAGGCGGCAGCGTCGCCGTCGACGGCGTCGACATCACCCGCGCCACCCCCGCCGAGACGCGGCGGCGCGGCATCGCGCACATCGCCGCCGACCGCATGCGCGTCGGACTCAATCTCGAAGCCACCCTGGAGGAGAACGCCGTGTCCACCGCGTTCCGGACCCGCAGGTTCAGCCGGGCCGGACTGATCAGACGACGGGCGCGACGACGCTTCGCCGCGGCGCTCATCGCCGACTACGAGGTGCGCGGCGCGGCCCCCGCCCGGCCGGTGCGCTCGCTGTCCGGCGGCAACCTCCAGAAGATCGTCATCGGCCGCGAGCTGTCCGGGAACCCTCGCGTGGTGCTGGCCAACCAGCCCACCCGGGGGCTCGACGTGGGCAGCATCGAGTTCGTGCACGGCGCCCTGTCCCGGGCCCGCGCGCAAGGGGCGGGGGTCCTGCTGGTCTCCGCCGAGCTGGACGAGGTCATGGCGCTGTCCGACCGGATCGCCGTGATGTACGACGGGCGGCTGATCGGGCCGTTCGACCGGGCCGACGTCGACCGGGAACGCCTCGGCCGGCTGATGGCCGGCGTGGAGGGGGAGTGA
- a CDS encoding endonuclease/exonuclease/phosphatase family protein: protein MSFTPYVAGVSVGVPVVALVLRRWKAAAVGLVTALVLVAGVVPRVVGDGEPVAGGPEVRALSVNTLHGRTRPGRILELVRELRPDVLSVQELWTEDRAELDRLGLQEVLPHRLDGTNGTSLFSRYPVVSPGPSPGGSVRGEVTVPGFAEPVEVVAVHTCAPVHPGKAECWRASQATVPAATPDGRIRILVGDFNATFDHATFRRVLDTGYRSASAALGDGLEATWHARAHPLPGIVIDHVLADRRVAVLGYATRALPGSDHRAVYARLRLP, encoded by the coding sequence GTGTCGTTCACGCCTTATGTGGCCGGGGTGTCGGTGGGCGTGCCGGTCGTCGCTCTGGTTCTGCGCCGCTGGAAGGCGGCGGCGGTCGGGCTGGTCACGGCGCTGGTGCTGGTGGCCGGGGTGGTGCCCCGGGTGGTGGGGGACGGGGAGCCGGTGGCCGGCGGGCCGGAGGTGCGGGCGTTGAGTGTGAACACGCTGCATGGGCGGACGCGGCCAGGGCGGATTCTCGAGCTGGTGCGGGAGTTGCGGCCGGATGTGCTGTCGGTGCAGGAGCTCTGGACCGAGGACCGGGCGGAGCTCGATCGGCTCGGGCTTCAGGAGGTGCTGCCGCACCGGCTCGACGGGACCAACGGGACGTCGCTGTTCTCGCGGTATCCGGTGGTCTCCCCCGGGCCGTCGCCCGGCGGGTCGGTGCGGGGGGAGGTGACGGTGCCGGGGTTCGCCGAGCCCGTCGAGGTGGTCGCGGTGCACACGTGCGCGCCGGTCCATCCGGGGAAGGCGGAGTGCTGGCGGGCGAGCCAGGCCACGGTGCCCGCCGCCACCCCGGACGGAAGGATCCGGATCCTCGTCGGCGACTTCAACGCCACCTTCGACCACGCCACGTTCCGCCGCGTGCTGGACACCGGGTACCGGAGCGCGAGCGCGGCACTCGGCGACGGCCTGGAGGCCACCTGGCACGCCCGCGCCCACCCGCTCCCCGGCATCGTGATCGACCACGTGCTGGCCGACCGGCGCGTCGCCGTCCTCGGCTACGCCACCCGCGCCCTGCCCGGCAGCGACCACCGCGCGGTCTACGCCCGCCTCCGCCTGCCCTGA
- a CDS encoding DeoR/GlpR family DNA-binding transcription regulator: protein MNAQDRRKLIEQQVIRTGEVQFSVLAEEFDVSEMTVRRDIDALERQGVVRRVSGGAIPVSATAFEPSYGLRADLAADSKDDIATAIASLLSPGETVVLDSGSTVARVAQAIRGRGLGLTVITPSLPVATALADEPDTQVILTGGTVRPGELSLIGHDAERTFERFNCDTFVIGVAGVDADKGLTEYHPGEASVKRAALAASSRLLVGADAAKLGRVHLVNIAPITAVGVLVTDAPQDHPTVKAALAAGAEVVLTPATAGERTGDSA from the coding sequence ATGAACGCGCAGGACCGCCGCAAACTCATCGAGCAGCAGGTGATCCGCACCGGCGAGGTCCAGTTCAGCGTCCTCGCCGAGGAGTTCGACGTCTCGGAGATGACGGTGCGCCGCGACATCGACGCGCTCGAACGGCAGGGCGTCGTCCGGCGGGTCTCCGGCGGCGCGATCCCCGTCTCGGCGACGGCCTTCGAACCCTCCTACGGCCTGCGCGCCGACCTCGCCGCCGACAGCAAGGACGACATCGCGACCGCGATCGCGAGCCTGCTGAGTCCCGGCGAGACCGTCGTGCTCGACAGCGGGAGCACCGTGGCCAGGGTCGCCCAGGCCATCCGGGGCCGGGGCCTCGGGCTCACCGTGATCACGCCGAGCCTCCCCGTCGCGACCGCGCTCGCCGACGAACCGGACACCCAGGTCATCCTGACCGGCGGCACCGTCCGTCCCGGCGAGCTCAGTCTCATCGGCCACGACGCCGAGCGGACCTTCGAACGCTTCAACTGCGACACCTTCGTGATCGGGGTGGCCGGCGTCGACGCCGACAAGGGCCTCACCGAGTACCACCCGGGCGAGGCCAGCGTGAAACGCGCCGCGCTCGCCGCGTCGTCCCGGCTGCTGGTCGGCGCGGACGCCGCCAAGCTCGGCCGGGTCCATCTGGTCAACATCGCCCCCATCACCGCGGTCGGCGTCCTCGTCACCGACGCCCCGCAGGACCACCCGACGGTCAAAGCGGCCCTCGCGGCCGGCGCGGAGGTCGTGCTGACCCCCGCGACCGCCGGCGAACGAACAGGAGACAGCGCATGA